The Microbacterium sp. Nx66 genome contains a region encoding:
- a CDS encoding DsbA family protein — MKASQKAILVTVGLVVVLLVVALVYVLLSENRASAPETEGNDGPQVVRENSHVLDDGGDAAVTVVEFLDFECEACGAFYPLVEDLREKFDGEITYVIRYFPLPGHFNSKNAAIAAEAAAQQGRLEDMYHRLFQTQAQWGEAQESRANLFRGFAVELGLDMAAFDEAVADPATAQRVEFDVDEGERLGVSSTPTFFIDGEQVVLEKWTDLEDGIEAAVNGTQ; from the coding sequence ATGAAAGCGTCTCAAAAGGCGATCCTCGTCACGGTGGGTCTCGTCGTTGTCCTCCTTGTCGTCGCGCTGGTGTACGTCCTTCTCAGTGAGAATCGGGCCTCCGCGCCCGAGACAGAAGGCAACGACGGCCCTCAGGTGGTGCGAGAGAATTCACATGTGCTCGACGATGGCGGCGACGCAGCGGTCACCGTGGTCGAGTTCCTCGATTTTGAGTGCGAGGCGTGTGGCGCCTTCTACCCGCTGGTCGAGGACCTTCGTGAGAAGTTTGATGGGGAGATCACCTACGTCATCCGGTATTTCCCGTTGCCTGGCCACTTCAACTCGAAGAACGCTGCGATCGCGGCAGAAGCGGCGGCCCAGCAGGGACGGCTGGAAGACATGTACCACCGCTTGTTCCAAACACAGGCCCAGTGGGGTGAGGCTCAGGAGTCGCGTGCGAACCTGTTCCGGGGTTTCGCTGTGGAGCTCGGGTTGGATATGGCTGCTTTCGATGAAGCGGTCGCGGATCCGGCGACCGCACAACGAGTGGAGTTCGACGTTGATGAGGGCGAGCGACTCGGCGTCAGCAGCACTCCGACGTTCTTCATCGACGGGGAGCAGGTCGTATTGGAGAAGTGGACGGACCTCGAGGACGGCATCGAAGCTGCGGTGAACGGGACGCAGTGA
- the cmtR gene encoding Cd(II)/Pb(II)-sensing metalloregulatory transcriptional regulator CmtR: protein MLTIASRLDVMNRLGRAMADPTRSRILLSLLDAPGYPAELARDLELSRTNVSNHLTCLRGCGLVIATPEGRRTRYEIADPHLTVGLRHLLDAVVAVDEGVPCVDEKCECCA from the coding sequence GTGCTGACTATTGCTTCTCGTCTTGATGTGATGAACCGGCTGGGTCGGGCGATGGCCGACCCGACGCGTTCGAGGATCCTGCTGTCGCTGCTGGATGCCCCGGGTTATCCGGCCGAGCTCGCCCGTGATCTTGAACTGAGCCGCACGAACGTGTCGAACCATCTCACCTGTCTTCGGGGCTGTGGACTGGTGATCGCGACGCCGGAGGGTCGTCGCACGCGGTACGAGATCGCAGATCCGCACCTGACGGTGGGCCTGCGGCATCTTCTCGACGCGGTTGTGGCGGTCGATGAAGGCGTGCCGTGCGTTGACGAGAAGTGCGAGTGCTGCGCATGA
- a CDS encoding heavy metal translocating P-type ATPase — protein sequence MSAECCGDDEPRKTGTIHRVELSLPQGGDGCCGPEVVQAAAGVSAHDDGDACCGPALPPAAGADHEFEVRPPWWRDIALLPSALSGVFLLAGYAFEWTGLEIAALVLQWAALLAGAYTFVPGAIRRVIRGRLGVGLLMTIAAVGAVLLGHVGEAATLAFLFSLAEALEDRAMDRAKEGLRALLSLIPETVRVSRLSGDITVPAADVRELDILVVGAGERVATDGVVVEGRSSLDTSAITGESIPVEVGPGDVVAAGSVNGSATLRIEATADGRDNSLTQIVSLVEQAHARKGDRARLADRIARPLVPVVLIAAALVALFGFVVGDPWTWIERALVVLVAASPCALAIAVPVTVISAIGSASKFGVVIKSGEAFEQLGTIRAVALDKTGTLTRNEPAVVDVRPADGTNRDDLLAWAAAIEATSTHPLAAAITAASPKALSAIDVVEEAGHGIAGRVDGTLIRVGNARWLDPAVLSTAAEGMAAEGMTVVVVEADGAVAGLIGIRDELRPESAETVRMLHSQGIETVMLTGDNERTARAIAAQAGIDDVRAEQLPADKAHAIESLTTVRPTAMVGDGINDAPALATATVGIAMGLKGSAAAIESADVAFTGHDLRLIPGALAHARRGRRIMTANIALALAIIIVLFPLALFGVLGLAGVVLVHEIAEVVVILNGVRAARRPAALRELAPAPEPARA from the coding sequence ATGAGCGCGGAGTGCTGCGGCGACGACGAGCCGCGGAAGACAGGCACCATCCACCGCGTCGAGTTGTCGCTACCGCAGGGGGGAGACGGCTGCTGCGGCCCAGAGGTCGTGCAGGCGGCGGCGGGCGTATCTGCTCATGATGACGGCGATGCGTGCTGCGGCCCCGCCCTGCCACCAGCCGCCGGCGCCGATCACGAGTTCGAGGTGCGTCCACCGTGGTGGCGGGACATCGCTCTACTGCCGTCGGCGCTGTCCGGTGTGTTCCTACTCGCCGGGTACGCGTTCGAGTGGACGGGCCTGGAGATTGCCGCACTGGTGCTGCAGTGGGCAGCTCTGCTCGCTGGCGCGTACACGTTCGTTCCCGGTGCGATCCGGCGCGTGATCCGTGGCCGGCTCGGTGTCGGTCTGCTGATGACGATCGCTGCTGTCGGCGCCGTCCTGCTCGGGCACGTCGGTGAAGCAGCGACCCTGGCGTTCCTGTTCTCCCTCGCTGAGGCGCTGGAGGACCGAGCGATGGACCGCGCTAAGGAGGGCCTGCGCGCACTGCTGTCACTGATCCCGGAGACGGTGCGCGTCTCACGGCTCAGTGGCGACATCACGGTCCCTGCTGCCGATGTGCGCGAGCTCGACATCCTCGTCGTCGGAGCGGGCGAGCGTGTGGCGACCGACGGTGTCGTCGTCGAGGGACGCTCCAGCCTGGACACATCGGCGATCACCGGGGAGTCCATCCCGGTCGAGGTCGGGCCCGGCGACGTGGTCGCGGCAGGTTCGGTGAACGGGTCGGCGACGTTGCGGATCGAGGCGACCGCGGATGGCCGCGACAACTCCCTCACGCAGATCGTCTCGCTGGTGGAGCAGGCCCACGCCCGCAAGGGCGATCGGGCACGACTAGCGGATCGGATCGCGCGCCCGCTGGTTCCCGTCGTCCTGATCGCCGCGGCGCTCGTCGCGCTGTTCGGCTTCGTCGTCGGTGACCCCTGGACCTGGATCGAGCGGGCACTGGTGGTCCTGGTCGCGGCGTCCCCGTGCGCGCTGGCGATCGCGGTGCCGGTCACCGTGATCAGCGCCATCGGCTCCGCGTCGAAGTTCGGCGTGGTGATCAAGTCCGGGGAGGCGTTCGAGCAGCTCGGCACGATCCGCGCCGTCGCGCTGGACAAGACCGGGACGCTCACCCGCAACGAACCCGCGGTGGTCGACGTCCGACCCGCCGACGGGACCAATCGCGACGACCTGCTCGCCTGGGCTGCCGCCATCGAGGCGACCAGCACGCACCCCTTGGCCGCCGCGATCACCGCGGCATCCCCGAAGGCGCTGTCCGCCATCGATGTCGTGGAAGAAGCCGGCCACGGCATCGCCGGCCGCGTCGACGGCACACTCATCCGCGTCGGGAACGCGCGCTGGCTTGACCCGGCCGTGCTCAGCACCGCCGCCGAAGGGATGGCTGCGGAGGGCATGACCGTGGTCGTCGTCGAAGCCGACGGCGCTGTCGCCGGGCTCATCGGCATCCGTGACGAACTGCGCCCGGAGTCGGCCGAGACCGTGCGGATGCTCCACAGTCAGGGCATCGAGACCGTCATGCTCACCGGCGACAACGAACGCACCGCCCGCGCCATCGCCGCCCAGGCAGGCATCGACGATGTGCGGGCCGAGCAGCTGCCCGCCGACAAGGCCCACGCGATCGAATCCCTGACCACCGTCCGCCCGACGGCCATGGTCGGGGACGGCATCAACGACGCCCCAGCACTAGCGACCGCCACGGTCGGCATCGCCATGGGACTGAAAGGTTCGGCGGCCGCCATTGAGTCCGCCGATGTCGCGTTCACCGGCCACGACCTCCGCCTCATCCCCGGCGCGCTCGCGCACGCGCGCCGCGGGCGACGCATCATGACCGCGAACATCGCCCTGGCCCTCGCCATCATCATCGTGCTCTTCCCGCTGGCGCTGTTCGGCGTTCTCGGTCTGGCCGGTGTCGTCCTGGTACACGAGATCGCCGAGGTCGTCGTCATCCTCAACGGCGTCCGTGCAGCCCGACGCCCCGCTGCTCTCCGAGAGCTAGCGCCGGCACCCGAGCCCGCACGCGCCTGA
- a CDS encoding DsbA family protein gives MKTPVKVSLITGAVVIVLVIAALVVVMLTRPAAPDPSGSAGALPGARTDSHVLDDAGPDAPTLVEFLDFECEACGAFYPVVEQIRADYEGEINYVVRYFPLPGHFNSMNAALAAEAAAQQGKFEEMYARLFETQAQRGEQQTSHTQLFRTFAEDLGLDMDSYDEAIADPATKERVEADRNDGQYLNVSGTPTFFLDGEKLELTQLRDLTDALDEAVAR, from the coding sequence GTGAAGACCCCCGTCAAAGTCAGCCTCATCACCGGTGCCGTCGTTATCGTCCTCGTGATCGCAGCTCTGGTCGTGGTCATGCTGACCCGGCCCGCTGCTCCCGACCCTTCCGGCTCGGCGGGCGCACTGCCCGGCGCCCGGACTGACTCGCACGTCCTGGACGACGCCGGCCCGGATGCGCCGACGCTGGTGGAGTTTCTCGACTTCGAGTGCGAAGCCTGCGGAGCGTTCTACCCGGTGGTCGAACAGATCCGCGCCGACTATGAGGGCGAGATCAACTACGTCGTGCGGTACTTCCCATTGCCCGGACACTTCAACTCCATGAACGCCGCCCTCGCCGCCGAAGCGGCAGCTCAACAGGGCAAGTTCGAGGAGATGTACGCTCGCCTGTTCGAGACCCAGGCTCAGAGGGGCGAGCAGCAGACCTCTCACACCCAGTTGTTCCGGACGTTCGCCGAAGACCTAGGCCTCGACATGGACTCGTACGACGAAGCAATCGCCGACCCCGCCACCAAGGAAAGAGTCGAAGCAGACCGCAACGACGGCCAGTATCTCAACGTCAGTGGCACGCCGACCTTCTTCCTCGACGGCGAGAAGCTCGAGCTCACCCAGCTCAGGGACCTCACGGATGCCCTCGACGAGGCCGTCGCTCGCTGA
- a CDS encoding arsenate reductase ArsC: MTDTTKPSVLFVCVHNAGRSQMAAGFLRDIAGDRIEVRSAGSMPADQINPIAVEAMKELGIDITAEQPKILTTEAVQASDVVITMGCGDACPFFPGKRYEDWKLDDPAGQGIEAVRPIRDEIRARIERLVDEIL; this comes from the coding sequence ATGACCGACACCACCAAGCCCTCCGTCCTCTTCGTCTGCGTGCACAACGCCGGCCGCTCCCAGATGGCTGCCGGGTTCCTCCGCGACATCGCCGGCGACCGCATCGAGGTCCGCTCCGCCGGCTCCATGCCGGCCGACCAGATCAACCCCATCGCCGTGGAAGCGATGAAGGAACTGGGCATCGACATCACCGCCGAGCAGCCCAAGATCCTCACCACCGAAGCCGTGCAGGCCTCCGACGTCGTGATCACCATGGGATGCGGCGACGCCTGCCCGTTCTTCCCTGGCAAGCGCTACGAGGATTGGAAGCTCGACGATCCTGCCGGTCAGGGCATCGAGGCTGTTCGCCCGATCCGAGACGAGATCCGGGCACGCATCGAGAGGTTGGTCGACGAAATCCTCTGA
- a CDS encoding metalloregulator ArsR/SmtB family transcription factor, translated as MNVTLTDAVDSCSPVATHAIGHEAASTVAATLKALSDPLRLRMLSAIASDPRGESCVCDLAELAHVSQPTVSHHLKVLKGVDVLTSERRGTWVWYRINPSRRGAVTALLDSFAPATMTAPGEDGDAEGRAGHPEFDARITHLADELAAEVPELAPETVLGIVRESYTSLARTAIVTGALVPLTERFARQRLADLTRDRDSAVPQVLFVCVANAGRSQLAAALVNKLAAGRVVARSAGSAPADVIHPHVRSILAEIEGDLAAERFPKPLTDDAVRAADVVITMGCGDVCPIIPGVRYDDWAVGDPALASREGVEAIRDDIEDRVRALVDELTH; from the coding sequence ATGAACGTCACGCTCACCGACGCCGTCGACAGCTGCAGCCCGGTCGCTACCCACGCCATCGGCCACGAGGCGGCGTCCACCGTCGCCGCGACCTTAAAGGCTCTGTCGGATCCGCTGCGCCTGCGCATGCTCTCCGCGATCGCTTCCGATCCGCGAGGCGAGTCCTGCGTGTGCGATCTCGCCGAGCTCGCACACGTCTCACAGCCCACCGTGTCGCACCATCTGAAGGTCCTCAAGGGCGTCGACGTGCTCACCTCCGAACGGCGCGGCACCTGGGTCTGGTACCGCATCAACCCCAGCCGCCGGGGCGCCGTCACCGCTCTGCTGGACTCCTTCGCGCCTGCGACCATGACGGCGCCCGGCGAAGACGGCGACGCCGAAGGCCGCGCCGGCCACCCCGAGTTCGATGCGCGGATCACCCACCTCGCCGATGAGCTCGCCGCCGAGGTCCCCGAGCTCGCCCCGGAGACCGTGCTGGGCATCGTTCGTGAGTCGTACACGTCACTCGCCCGCACGGCAATAGTCACGGGAGCGCTTGTCCCGCTCACCGAACGCTTCGCACGTCAGCGACTCGCCGACCTCACGCGCGACCGCGACTCCGCTGTACCCCAGGTGTTGTTCGTCTGCGTGGCCAATGCGGGGCGTTCGCAGCTCGCTGCCGCGCTTGTCAACAAGCTCGCCGCCGGCAGGGTTGTCGCCCGCTCGGCAGGATCTGCTCCCGCGGACGTCATCCATCCGCACGTCCGCTCGATCCTCGCCGAGATCGAAGGCGACCTGGCCGCCGAACGCTTCCCCAAGCCCCTCACCGACGATGCCGTCCGTGCCGCCGACGTGGTGATCACGATGGGCTGCGGCGACGTCTGCCCGATCATCCCCGGCGTCCGCTACGACGACTGGGCCGTCGGCGACCCTGCCCTCGCATCCCGCGAGGGCGTCGAAGCCATCCGCGACGACATCGAGGACCGCGTCCGCGCCCTCGTCGATGAGCTCACGCACTGA
- the arsB gene encoding ACR3 family arsenite efflux transporter — MTTATAASAPAAVRRLSTLDKWLPLWIGLAMVAGLLLGRFVPALSDLLGHLEVGGISVPIGLGLLVMMYPVLAKVRYDKIAAVTGDKKLLVSSLVLNWLVGPAVMFALAWIFLPDLPEYRTGLIIVGLARCIAMVVIWNDLACGDREATAVLVAINSVFQVVAFSLLGWFYLTVLPGWLGLDTQGLEISVWQIALNVLVFLGVPLVAGFASRWIGEKRRGRAWYEEKFLPVIGPWALYGLLFTIVLLFALQGDAVLANPLDVARIALPLLVYFGLMWFAGLLLGKSLGLNYARSTTLAFTAAGNNFELAIAVAIGTFGAASGQALAGVVGPLIEVPVLVGLVYVSLWAARAWFHTDPYTGERITS; from the coding sequence ATGACCACCGCAACCGCAGCTTCCGCTCCCGCCGCCGTCCGGCGTCTGTCCACCCTCGACAAGTGGCTGCCACTGTGGATCGGGCTCGCCATGGTCGCAGGACTTCTCCTCGGCCGATTCGTCCCCGCTCTGTCGGACCTGCTCGGCCACCTCGAGGTCGGCGGCATCTCGGTGCCCATCGGGCTCGGGCTGCTGGTGATGATGTACCCGGTGCTCGCGAAGGTCCGCTACGACAAGATCGCGGCCGTCACCGGCGACAAGAAGCTCCTCGTGTCTTCGCTGGTGCTGAACTGGCTCGTCGGCCCTGCGGTCATGTTCGCCCTCGCCTGGATCTTCCTGCCAGATCTGCCCGAGTACCGCACGGGGCTGATCATCGTCGGTCTCGCCCGCTGCATCGCGATGGTCGTCATCTGGAACGACCTCGCCTGCGGCGATCGGGAAGCGACCGCCGTACTCGTCGCGATCAACTCTGTCTTCCAGGTGGTCGCCTTCTCACTGCTGGGCTGGTTCTACCTCACCGTCCTGCCCGGCTGGCTGGGTCTGGACACTCAGGGGTTGGAGATCTCGGTCTGGCAGATCGCCCTGAACGTGCTGGTCTTCCTCGGCGTGCCACTCGTCGCCGGCTTCGCTTCCCGCTGGATCGGCGAGAAGCGTCGCGGCCGCGCCTGGTACGAGGAGAAGTTCCTCCCCGTGATCGGCCCCTGGGCGCTGTACGGGCTGCTGTTCACCATCGTGCTGCTGTTCGCGCTGCAGGGCGATGCGGTCCTGGCCAACCCGCTGGACGTCGCGCGGATCGCGCTGCCACTGCTGGTCTACTTCGGGCTGATGTGGTTCGCAGGGCTCCTGCTCGGCAAGAGCCTGGGCCTGAACTACGCCCGCTCCACCACGCTGGCCTTCACCGCGGCCGGGAACAACTTCGAACTCGCCATCGCCGTCGCCATCGGCACCTTCGGCGCCGCCTCCGGGCAGGCTCTGGCGGGCGTCGTCGGCCCTCTCATCGAGGTGCCCGTCCTCGTTGGACTCGTCTACGTCTCCCTCTGGGCGGCGCGCGCTTGGTTCCACACCGATCCCTACACCGGCGAAAGGATCACCTCATGA
- the trxA gene encoding thioredoxin, giving the protein MSTLTAVTDATFEDEVLDSDIPVVVDIWATWCGPCRQVAPLLEQLAAEYDGRVKIVKVDADRNPETVTAAGVTSIPTLGFFRDGTGTDILIGAHPKPVIAEKIEALLA; this is encoded by the coding sequence ATGAGCACGCTCACCGCCGTCACCGACGCCACGTTCGAGGACGAAGTTCTCGACTCCGACATCCCTGTCGTCGTCGACATCTGGGCCACCTGGTGCGGTCCGTGCCGCCAGGTCGCTCCGCTTCTTGAGCAGCTCGCCGCCGAGTACGACGGACGAGTGAAGATCGTCAAGGTCGATGCGGATCGGAATCCCGAGACCGTGACCGCCGCTGGCGTCACGTCGATCCCCACCCTCGGCTTCTTCCGCGACGGCACCGGCACGGACATCCTCATCGGCGCGCACCCGAAGCCCGTCATCGCCGAGAAGATCGAGGCGCTGCTCGCATGA
- the trxB gene encoding thioredoxin-disulfide reductase, whose translation MSNQQIELVIIGSGPAGFTAAIYAARANLAPVVIAGSVTTGGALMTTTEVENFPGFVDAVNGPELMESMRQQAERFGARILLDDAVSVDLDGPIKAIVTGAGETFRARAVILTMGSAYRKLGLPDEERLTGRGVSWCATCDGFFFREQEIVVVGGGDSAMEEALFLTRFACKVTVVHRRGEVRASKIMAQRVLDHPKIEVAWNSEIARLNGDEKLESVTLRDTVTGTERELAATGVFVAIGHDPRSELVTGQVVTDAGGFVRVDHPSTRTNIPGVFAAGDLVDHTYRQAITAAGTGCAAAQDAQHYLSNLENDPAAPIEAEEVFA comes from the coding sequence ATGTCGAATCAACAGATTGAGCTGGTCATCATCGGATCGGGCCCCGCAGGCTTCACCGCCGCGATCTACGCGGCCCGGGCAAACCTCGCCCCGGTCGTTATCGCCGGTTCGGTGACCACCGGTGGTGCGCTGATGACGACGACCGAGGTGGAGAACTTCCCTGGGTTCGTCGACGCCGTCAACGGACCGGAGTTGATGGAGTCGATGCGTCAGCAGGCCGAGCGGTTCGGCGCCCGCATCCTCCTCGACGACGCAGTCAGCGTCGACCTCGACGGACCGATCAAGGCCATCGTGACTGGCGCGGGTGAGACGTTCCGTGCGCGTGCGGTGATCCTCACCATGGGCTCCGCCTATCGCAAGCTCGGGTTGCCGGATGAGGAGCGACTCACCGGCCGAGGCGTGTCCTGGTGCGCCACCTGCGATGGGTTCTTCTTCCGCGAGCAGGAGATCGTCGTCGTCGGCGGCGGGGACTCCGCGATGGAGGAGGCCCTGTTTCTCACCCGTTTCGCATGCAAGGTGACCGTCGTGCACCGTCGCGGCGAGGTCCGCGCTTCGAAGATCATGGCGCAGCGCGTGCTTGACCACCCGAAGATCGAGGTGGCATGGAACAGCGAGATCGCCCGGCTGAACGGCGACGAGAAGCTCGAATCCGTCACCCTCCGTGACACCGTCACCGGCACCGAGCGCGAGCTGGCGGCGACCGGTGTCTTCGTCGCGATCGGCCACGACCCCCGCTCGGAGTTGGTCACAGGACAGGTCGTCACCGACGCAGGCGGGTTCGTCCGAGTGGATCATCCTTCCACCCGCACGAACATCCCCGGGGTGTTCGCGGCCGGCGATCTGGTCGATCACACCTACCGGCAGGCGATCACCGCCGCCGGCACCGGCTGCGCCGCCGCTCAGGACGCCCAGCACTACCTCTCGAACCTCGAGAACGACCCGGCCGCTCCGATCGAGGCCGAGGAGGTCTTCGCATGA
- a CDS encoding metal-sensitive transcriptional regulator, whose translation MTDTIETDQVESDTACEHGEHGEHGYITDKARYLARLKRIEGQARGIHRMVDEEKYCIDILTQISALTSSLQGVAVGLLEDHLRHCVTDAARAGGDIAEAKITEASQAIARLVR comes from the coding sequence ATGACCGACACCATCGAGACCGACCAGGTCGAGTCCGACACCGCCTGCGAACACGGCGAACACGGCGAACACGGCTACATCACCGACAAAGCCCGCTATCTCGCCCGTCTCAAACGGATCGAAGGACAAGCCCGCGGCATCCACCGCATGGTCGACGAGGAGAAGTACTGCATCGACATCCTCACCCAGATCTCAGCGCTGACGAGCTCACTCCAGGGCGTTGCTGTCGGTCTTCTCGAAGACCATCTCCGCCACTGCGTCACCGACGCCGCACGTGCAGGCGGAGACATTGCCGAGGCCAAGATCACTGAAGCATCCCAGGCCATCGCACGCCTCGTCCGCTAA
- a CDS encoding heavy metal translocating P-type ATPase, whose protein sequence is MSQPHSDDADHTHEHAAHGHTPSVPAAATEDPPVHTPHHDTAVHHDGPDTAPHGSGAPMGHQGHGEHAGHDAHGGHDAHGGHGGHAGHGDHVGQFRRLFWIMLILAVPTVALSGMFAMILGYTLPDIPGLAWVSPVLGTVMYIWGGKPFLVGAVSEIRDRKPGMMLLIGLAITVAFIASWGASLGLLHHELDFWWELALLIVIMLLGHWIEMRSLAQTTSALDSLAALLPDEAERVEGDQVVTVSPAELVVGDVVIVRPGGSVPADGRIVDGRASMDESMVTGESRTVTRGIDDQVTAGTVATDSGLRVEITATGDDTTLAGIQRLVTEAQSSSSRAQRLADTAAGWLFWFALGAGVITAIVWTLVGLPDDAVIRTITVLVIACPHALGLAIPLVVSIATERAARGGVLVKDRLALESMRTVDTVLFDKTGTLTKGEPTVSEVSVVEGNDTDRVLALAAAAEADSEHPLAKAIVRAAADRHLDVPRSSDFTSSPAVGVTATVDGTVVRVGGPHLLTEEDAQELPVAERWRNDGAIILHVVQDGRVIGALKLADEVRSESREAVDALHALGVQVVMITGDAEAVAHTVAEDLGIDRVFAGVRPEDKAAKVQELQNEGRKVAMVGDGVNDAPALAQADVGLAIGAGTDVAIASAGVILASDDPRSVLSVIELSRAAYRKMKQNLWWAAGYNLISVPLAAGVLAPIGFVLPMSVGAILMSLSTIVVALNAQLLRRLDLRPETTARAILNR, encoded by the coding sequence ATGAGCCAGCCACACAGCGACGACGCTGATCACACCCACGAACACGCAGCGCACGGGCACACCCCATCGGTCCCCGCCGCGGCCACAGAAGACCCCCCCGTCCACACCCCTCACCACGACACCGCCGTGCACCACGACGGTCCCGATACTGCACCGCACGGAAGCGGCGCGCCGATGGGCCACCAGGGTCACGGCGAGCATGCCGGCCATGACGCACATGGTGGACACGACGCTCACGGTGGACACGGGGGTCATGCGGGGCATGGCGACCACGTCGGACAGTTCCGTCGCCTGTTCTGGATCATGCTGATCCTCGCCGTCCCCACCGTCGCGCTGTCGGGCATGTTCGCGATGATCCTCGGCTACACCCTCCCCGACATTCCCGGCCTGGCCTGGGTGTCCCCGGTACTGGGAACAGTGATGTACATCTGGGGTGGAAAGCCGTTCCTCGTCGGTGCTGTCAGCGAAATCCGCGACCGCAAGCCCGGGATGATGCTCCTCATCGGACTCGCCATCACCGTTGCGTTCATCGCCTCTTGGGGTGCGAGCCTCGGCCTGCTGCACCACGAGCTCGACTTCTGGTGGGAGCTCGCGCTCCTCATCGTGATCATGCTGCTCGGGCACTGGATCGAGATGCGGTCCCTCGCGCAGACCACGTCCGCTCTCGACTCCCTGGCCGCGCTCCTGCCCGACGAAGCAGAACGCGTCGAAGGTGACCAGGTCGTGACGGTCTCGCCTGCCGAACTCGTCGTCGGTGATGTCGTCATCGTTCGCCCCGGGGGCAGCGTCCCCGCCGACGGTCGCATCGTCGACGGTCGCGCGTCGATGGACGAGTCAATGGTCACCGGCGAGTCCCGCACCGTGACGCGCGGTATCGATGACCAGGTCACGGCCGGAACTGTGGCGACCGACTCCGGGCTGCGCGTGGAGATTACCGCCACCGGTGACGACACCACTCTCGCCGGCATCCAACGCCTGGTCACCGAAGCACAGAGCTCGTCCTCGCGCGCGCAGCGCCTTGCCGACACGGCGGCAGGCTGGCTGTTCTGGTTCGCTCTCGGCGCTGGCGTGATCACGGCGATCGTGTGGACGCTCGTTGGGCTTCCCGATGATGCCGTCATCCGCACCATCACGGTGCTCGTCATCGCTTGCCCCCACGCACTCGGTCTCGCAATCCCCTTGGTCGTCTCCATCGCCACCGAACGCGCCGCACGCGGTGGCGTACTCGTGAAGGACAGGCTCGCGCTGGAGAGCATGCGCACCGTCGACACCGTGCTGTTCGACAAGACAGGCACCCTCACCAAGGGCGAACCGACCGTCTCCGAGGTCTCAGTCGTCGAAGGCAACGACACCGACCGGGTGCTCGCCCTGGCCGCCGCCGCGGAGGCCGACAGTGAACACCCGCTCGCCAAGGCCATCGTCCGCGCCGCCGCCGACCGTCACCTCGACGTGCCCCGCAGCTCGGACTTCACCTCCTCTCCCGCAGTCGGCGTCACCGCGACCGTCGACGGGACCGTTGTACGGGTGGGGGGACCGCACCTGCTCACCGAGGAAGATGCGCAGGAGCTGCCCGTTGCCGAGCGGTGGCGCAATGACGGTGCGATCATCCTCCACGTGGTTCAGGACGGCCGTGTGATCGGCGCTCTCAAGCTCGCCGATGAGGTGCGGTCGGAATCGCGCGAAGCCGTCGATGCACTGCACGCGCTGGGTGTGCAGGTCGTGATGATCACCGGCGATGCCGAAGCCGTCGCGCACACCGTGGCCGAGGACCTCGGCATCGACCGTGTCTTCGCCGGCGTCCGACCGGAGGACAAGGCCGCGAAGGTGCAGGAGCTCCAGAACGAGGGACGCAAGGTCGCGATGGTCGGTGACGGCGTCAATGACGCCCCCGCCCTCGCCCAGGCCGATGTCGGGCTCGCGATCGGCGCCGGCACGGACGTTGCCATCGCCTCTGCCGGAGTCATCCTCGCCAGCGACGACCCCCGCTCGGTGCTCTCCGTCATCGAACTGTCCCGCGCCGCATACCGGAAGATGAAGCAGAACCTCTGGTGGGCCGCCGGCTACAACCTGATCTCCGTACCCCTCGCCGCCGGCGTCCTCGCCCCCATCGGGTTCGTGCTGCCGATGTCGGTCGGGGCGATCCTGATGTCCCTGTCCACCATCGTGGTTGCCCTCAACGCGCAGCTCCTGCGGCGACTCGACCTTCGCCCGGAAACCACGGCCCGCGCGATCCTCAACCGATAA
- a CDS encoding YHS domain-containing protein, with translation MSDSGSCCSHNSHGSVPADGRKDLLAPSAEQLAECPVMVGSTVVKADAEAAGLYRDYEGTRYYFCCAACGPLFDADPAKYVTAA, from the coding sequence ATGTCTGATTCCGGATCCTGCTGCAGCCACAACAGCCACGGCTCTGTCCCAGCCGACGGACGCAAGGACCTCCTCGCGCCGTCCGCCGAACAGCTCGCCGAATGCCCCGTGATGGTCGGCAGCACCGTCGTGAAAGCGGACGCTGAAGCCGCTGGCCTCTACCGCGACTACGAGGGCACCCGCTATTACTTCTGCTGCGCCGCCTGCGGCCCCCTGTTCGACGCTGACCCCGCCAAGTACGTGACCGCAGCCTGA